From Deinococcus aquiradiocola, a single genomic window includes:
- the cax gene encoding calcium/proton exchanger, producing the protein MDMNFLLAFIPVSLLLEYVLHAPPLWVFAAATIAIIPLADWLRKATEQVAARAGQTIGGLLNVTFGNLAELIIAIFVLLGGNVTVVKAQITGSIIGNALLGLGLAILIGSFGRARQKFSGANAGQLNSMLFLVVVALLLPALFDLTERLPGFEAGSAAARDNLDEALSLGVAIVLILVYALNLVYTLVTHKDVFALEDEPHEGELWPVWKAASVLVGATALIALESEMLSGALEASSAALGLSPFFLGIIVLAVVGNFAEYIAGSYFARQGKIGLAINIAVGATIQVALFTAPLLVIISYVIGKPMNLVFGSPLELVAIVAVALIVTTVTKDGEATWFEGVLLIAVYLLLALSFFFVTPRQETRLPTPPPALTATPLHAPTAT; encoded by the coding sequence ATGGACATGAACTTCCTGCTCGCCTTCATTCCGGTCAGCCTGCTGCTGGAATACGTGCTGCACGCCCCGCCACTGTGGGTGTTCGCGGCCGCCACCATCGCCATCATCCCGCTCGCCGACTGGCTGCGCAAGGCGACGGAACAGGTCGCGGCCCGCGCCGGGCAGACCATCGGTGGCCTGCTGAACGTCACGTTCGGGAACCTCGCGGAACTCATCATCGCGATCTTCGTGCTGCTCGGCGGGAACGTCACGGTCGTCAAGGCGCAGATCACCGGCAGCATCATCGGCAACGCCCTGCTCGGGCTGGGCCTCGCCATCCTCATCGGCAGTTTCGGCCGCGCCCGGCAGAAGTTCAGCGGCGCGAACGCCGGGCAGCTGAACTCCATGCTGTTCCTCGTGGTGGTGGCCCTGCTGCTGCCTGCCCTGTTCGACCTGACCGAACGCCTCCCCGGCTTCGAGGCGGGCAGCGCCGCCGCGCGCGACAACCTTGACGAGGCACTCAGCCTGGGCGTCGCCATCGTCCTGATCCTCGTGTACGCCCTGAACCTCGTGTACACCCTCGTGACGCACAAGGACGTGTTCGCGCTGGAGGACGAACCGCACGAGGGCGAACTGTGGCCCGTCTGGAAGGCCGCCAGCGTCCTCGTGGGCGCCACGGCCCTCATCGCGCTGGAGTCCGAGATGCTGTCCGGCGCGCTGGAAGCGAGCAGCGCAGCGCTGGGCCTCAGCCCCTTCTTCCTGGGGATCATCGTGCTGGCCGTCGTCGGCAACTTCGCGGAGTACATCGCGGGCAGTTACTTCGCGCGGCAGGGCAAGATCGGCCTCGCCATCAACATCGCGGTCGGCGCGACCATCCAGGTGGCCCTCTTCACGGCGCCGCTCCTCGTGATCATCTCGTACGTGATCGGCAAACCCATGAACCTCGTGTTCGGCAGTCCGCTGGAACTCGTCGCGATCGTGGCCGTGGCCCTCATCGTGACGACCGTGACGAAGGACGGCGAGGCCACGTGGTTCGAGGGCGTGCTGCTGATCGCGGTGTACCTGCTGCTCGCCCTGAGTTTCTTCTTCGTGACGCCCCGCCAGGAGACGCGCCTCCCCACCCCGCCGCCCGCCCTGACGGCCACGCCCCTGCACGCGCCCACCGCCACCTGA
- a CDS encoding DUF402 domain-containing protein, whose protein sequence is MHAPKISTFDLTAMTHVITGLNTYPVARAERTAHGLHVQRPMPGHPTLAAQEVHVLPDLDLVVTHFTPRPGHPPHSRAYLDMASVQAAGTVWTVRDLYLDVIVQPDGVPVLVDEDEYAEAVLEGHLTPEEQRRALRSAARVVNGLFTYGNDLEAWLTSLDVHLEWWNARDSTLPR, encoded by the coding sequence ATGCACGCGCCCAAGATCAGCACCTTCGACCTGACGGCCATGACGCACGTCATCACGGGCCTAAACACGTACCCCGTCGCGCGGGCCGAACGCACCGCGCACGGCCTGCACGTCCAGCGGCCCATGCCGGGCCACCCGACCCTGGCCGCGCAGGAGGTGCACGTCCTGCCGGACCTGGACCTCGTGGTGACGCACTTCACGCCCCGGCCCGGACACCCGCCGCACTCGCGCGCGTACCTCGACATGGCGAGCGTGCAGGCGGCAGGGACCGTCTGGACCGTGCGCGACCTGTACCTCGACGTGATCGTCCAGCCGGACGGCGTACCGGTGCTGGTGGACGAGGACGAGTACGCGGAGGCCGTGCTGGAAGGCCACCTGACACCCGAAGAGCAGCGGCGCGCCCTGCGGAGTGCGGCCCGCGTGGTGAACGGCCTGTTCACCTACGGCAACGACCTGGAGGCGTGGCTGACGAGCCTCGACGTTCATCTGGAGTGGTGGAACGCCCGAGACTCTACACTTCCCCGGTGA
- the dinB gene encoding DNA polymerase IV, with protein sequence MSAAPTTPAAPDGRGVVRRIVHVDMDAFYASVEVRDRPELRGLPVAVAHDSRRGVVLTASYEARTYGVRSAMPTRMAQARCPHLILVPPRMDVYRQVSERIRAVFARYTDLVEPLSLDEAYLDVTDPREGPRSGTLIARAVKADILRETGLTASAGVSHTKFLAKVASDLHKPDGLTVIRPEEAQAVIDALPIAAFHGVGPATARRMAEHGIRTGADLRAQTLADLRAWFGAHGEHYHRVSRGVDERPVAPDRERKSVGVERTFETDLRTLSEVRAALPALAAALAVRAARAGYAGRSVVLKLKFADHSVVTRRTGGAPPAPDAAQFEALGAALLTPQLLAGRRVRLVGLSVTGHVPDTRTEPLQPRLFPLP encoded by the coding sequence ATGAGCGCCGCCCCCACCACGCCTGCCGCCCCGGACGGGCGTGGCGTGGTGCGGCGCATCGTGCACGTGGATATGGACGCCTTCTACGCGTCGGTGGAGGTCCGTGACCGGCCCGAACTGCGCGGCCTGCCGGTCGCCGTCGCGCACGACAGCCGGCGCGGCGTGGTCCTCACCGCCAGTTACGAGGCCCGCACCTATGGGGTGCGGAGCGCCATGCCGACCCGCATGGCGCAGGCCCGCTGCCCGCACCTGATCCTCGTCCCGCCGCGCATGGACGTGTACCGGCAGGTGTCGGAGCGCATCCGGGCGGTGTTCGCGCGCTACACGGACCTCGTCGAGCCGCTTTCGCTGGACGAGGCGTACCTGGACGTGACCGACCCGCGCGAGGGTCCACGCTCCGGCACGCTGATCGCGCGAGCCGTGAAGGCCGACATCCTGCGCGAGACGGGCCTCACGGCGAGCGCGGGCGTGAGCCACACGAAATTCCTCGCCAAGGTCGCGTCGGACCTGCACAAACCGGACGGGCTGACCGTGATCCGGCCCGAGGAGGCGCAGGCCGTGATCGACGCGCTGCCCATCGCCGCCTTTCACGGGGTGGGTCCGGCGACGGCGCGCCGTATGGCGGAGCACGGCATCCGGACGGGCGCGGACCTGCGCGCCCAGACGCTCGCGGACCTGCGCGCGTGGTTCGGCGCGCACGGCGAGCACTACCACCGCGTGAGTCGCGGGGTGGACGAGCGGCCCGTCGCGCCCGACCGGGAACGCAAGTCGGTGGGCGTGGAACGCACCTTCGAGACGGACCTGCGCACCCTGTCGGAGGTGCGCGCCGCGCTGCCCGCACTGGCGGCGGCGCTGGCCGTGCGGGCCGCACGCGCCGGGTACGCCGGGCGCAGCGTCGTGCTGAAACTGAAGTTCGCGGACCACAGCGTCGTCACGCGCCGCACGGGCGGCGCACCCCCCGCGCCGGACGCCGCGCAGTTCGAGGCGCTCGGCGCGGCGCTGCTCACACCGCAGCTCCTGGCGGGCCGCCGCGTGCGGCTGGTGGGCCTCAGCGTGACGGGACACGTG
- a CDS encoding nucleoside hydrolase, whose protein sequence is MTVSAARPVILDGDPGHDDAVNILLAHASPELEVLGVTTTFGNVGLERTTRNALTTLELVGAGTPVYAGADRPLLVPRLSAESVHGQSGLDGPLLPSPTRQAEDLHAALFMIAAVRARPGEVTLLPTGPLTNVALAFRLAPDIVPLVREVVWMGGSVDVGNWTPAAEFNALCDPHAAQIVFSSGVPVTMFGLNATHQAVATPERIAPIRALSRREGASAVGEVVAGLLEFFAEHHRDRYGWNGGPLHDPLTSAYLIAPHLFGTQAMWVDVDTSGGPSTGRTNCDVWNLSGHAPNANVAMTVDADGFYALLTERLGRL, encoded by the coding sequence ATGACTGTGAGTGCTGCCCGCCCCGTGATCCTCGACGGAGACCCCGGCCACGACGACGCCGTGAACATCCTGCTGGCGCACGCCTCGCCTGAACTGGAGGTGCTGGGCGTGACGACCACGTTCGGGAACGTGGGGCTGGAGCGCACCACCCGCAACGCGCTCACGACGCTGGAACTCGTCGGTGCGGGCACGCCGGTGTACGCGGGCGCGGACCGGCCGCTGCTCGTGCCGCGCCTGAGTGCCGAGAGCGTGCACGGGCAGTCCGGGCTGGACGGGCCGCTGCTGCCCTCCCCCACCCGGCAGGCGGAAGACCTGCACGCGGCGCTCTTCATGATCGCTGCGGTGCGGGCGCGGCCGGGCGAGGTGACGCTCCTGCCGACCGGGCCGCTCACGAACGTGGCGCTCGCGTTCCGGCTCGCGCCGGACATCGTGCCGCTCGTGCGGGAGGTCGTGTGGATGGGCGGCAGCGTGGACGTCGGCAACTGGACGCCCGCCGCCGAGTTCAACGCGCTGTGCGACCCGCACGCCGCGCAGATCGTCTTTTCGAGCGGCGTGCCCGTCACGATGTTCGGCCTGAACGCCACGCATCAGGCGGTCGCGACGCCGGAACGCATCGCGCCGATCCGTGCCCTGTCGCGGCGCGAGGGGGCGAGCGCGGTCGGTGAGGTGGTGGCGGGCCTGCTGGAGTTCTTCGCGGAGCACCACCGGGACCGGTACGGCTGGAACGGCGGCCCGCTGCACGACCCGCTGACGAGCGCGTACCTGATCGCGCCGCACCTGTTCGGCACGCAGGCCATGTGGGTGGACGTGGACACGAGCGGCGGCCCCAGCACCGGCCGCACGAACTGCGACGTGTGGAACCTCTCCGGGCACGCCCCGAACGCGAACGTCGCCATGACGGTGGACGCGGACGGCTTCTACGCCCTGCTGACCGAACGGCTGGGACGGCTGTAG